Proteins encoded in a region of the Candidatus Limnocylindria bacterium genome:
- the alr gene encoding alanine racemase, with translation MSVSAPLRSTVVDVDLDAIAANLVALKARGGADVIAVVKADAYGHGVEAVAETLLEAGAAMLAVVTVEEALVIRRAGITAPVLVLFGASDRAEAEAAVAADLTLVVWDLERARLLDDAAAAASARARVHFKVDTGLTRLGAPFSEAPERLRAIRELRHVEVDGIFTHLATSDEPDVSGDREQLARFADLLRDTRELPRWIHAAASAGVATFGATPGFTAIRPGLSLYGLHTAPHLESALRLRPALEWRSRIHRVAAVPKGTGVSYGLEYRMPRDGRVATVPVGYGDGLPRVLGKRGRVLVGGRPLPFAGRVCMDLVML, from the coding sequence ATGAGCGTCTCCGCTCCACTGCGGTCGACCGTCGTCGACGTCGACCTCGACGCGATCGCCGCGAATCTCGTCGCGTTGAAGGCGCGGGGCGGCGCGGACGTCATCGCCGTCGTGAAGGCAGACGCCTACGGCCACGGCGTCGAGGCGGTCGCCGAGACGCTGTTGGAGGCCGGTGCGGCGATGCTCGCGGTCGTCACCGTCGAGGAGGCGCTGGTGATCCGTCGCGCCGGCATCACGGCGCCCGTCCTCGTGCTGTTCGGCGCCTCGGACCGCGCGGAGGCGGAGGCTGCCGTCGCCGCCGACCTCACGCTGGTCGTATGGGACCTGGAGCGCGCGCGCCTCCTCGACGACGCCGCGGCGGCCGCGAGCGCGAGGGCGCGAGTGCACTTCAAAGTGGACACTGGCCTGACGCGACTCGGCGCGCCGTTCTCCGAAGCGCCGGAGCGACTGCGTGCGATCCGTGAACTGCGACACGTCGAGGTCGACGGCATCTTCACGCATCTCGCGACCTCTGATGAGCCCGACGTCAGCGGTGATCGGGAGCAGCTGGCGCGCTTCGCCGACCTGTTGCGTGACACGAGAGAGTTGCCGCGCTGGATCCACGCCGCCGCGAGCGCAGGCGTTGCCACGTTCGGCGCGACCCCGGGCTTCACCGCGATCCGGCCCGGGCTCTCGCTCTACGGTCTGCACACCGCGCCGCACCTCGAATCGGCGCTCCGGCTGCGGCCAGCGCTGGAGTGGCGCTCGCGGATCCATCGCGTCGCCGCGGTGCCGAAGGGCACCGGCGTCTCGTACGGCCTCGAGTACCGGATGCCGCGCGACGGTCGTGTCGCTACGGTGCCGGTCGGCTACGGGGATGGCCTCCCGCGCGTGCTCGGCAAACGCGGCAGGGTCCTTGTCGGTGGACGGCCGCTTCCCTTCGCTGGGCGCGTGTGCATGGACCTCGTCATGCTTGA
- a CDS encoding NAD(P)H-hydrate dehydratase, with protein sequence MTAPSQPLDARLVRASLRPLPPDAGKEARGRVLIVGGSHRYPGAVLLAARAAARCGAGVVTVAAARSLVEMVAGQDPNITFFPLAEAQPGVVATGAAAQVTPIFGDKIRAMLIGPGLAHASGTDDFVVALLRNAKAVGTVIDADGLNALARTEDWAAALPKAAILTPHDGEAARLAGRVVPTGAARVAFAERYAESWKAVVVLKGPVTVVSDGKRTYVHDAPNPTLGVGGSGDALGGAVAAFVARGLAPLAAGAAAVWVHGRAGALLAAEVGESGALATDIVDAMPRALREILSK encoded by the coding sequence CTGACGGCCCCGAGTCAGCCTCTCGACGCGCGGCTCGTCCGCGCGTCGCTCCGACCGCTCCCACCGGACGCCGGCAAGGAAGCGCGCGGACGCGTGCTCATCGTCGGCGGATCCCATCGGTATCCGGGAGCGGTGCTCCTTGCCGCGCGAGCGGCGGCCCGGTGTGGCGCCGGCGTCGTCACGGTCGCGGCGGCGCGTTCGCTCGTGGAGATGGTCGCCGGACAGGATCCGAACATCACGTTCTTCCCGCTCGCTGAGGCGCAGCCTGGCGTCGTCGCCACCGGTGCGGCCGCGCAGGTCACACCGATCTTCGGCGACAAGATCCGGGCGATGCTGATCGGCCCCGGTCTGGCGCATGCGTCCGGCACGGACGATTTTGTCGTCGCGCTCCTGCGTAACGCGAAGGCCGTGGGGACCGTCATCGATGCCGACGGACTCAATGCGCTCGCGCGCACCGAGGATTGGGCCGCGGCGCTGCCGAAAGCGGCGATCCTCACGCCGCACGACGGTGAGGCCGCGCGCCTGGCCGGGCGTGTCGTTCCGACCGGCGCGGCCCGCGTGGCGTTCGCCGAGAGATACGCGGAGTCGTGGAAGGCGGTCGTCGTGCTCAAAGGTCCGGTCACCGTCGTGAGCGACGGAAAGCGGACCTACGTGCACGACGCGCCGAACCCGACCCTCGGCGTCGGCGGATCGGGCGATGCGCTCGGCGGCGCGGTCGCGGCGTTCGTCGCGCGCGGCCTCGCACCGCTCGCGGCGGGGGCCGCGGCCGTGTGGGTCCACGGCCGCGCGGGCGCGCTCCTCGCGGCGGAGGTCGGTGAGTCGGGCGCGCTCGCGACGGACATCGTCGACGCCATGCCACGCGCGCTGCGCGAGATCCTTTCGAAATGA
- the acpS gene encoding holo-ACP synthase, giving the protein MTASGATEVGIDIIETHRIRGVLERHDTRFLHRVYTEWERMYCRRNVLHLAGRWAAKEAVSKVLGLGVRGVGWREIEIKRTPYGQPTVTLHGRAEQRRRVLGLAEPLTVSISHIRDLAVAVAVGVR; this is encoded by the coding sequence GTGACCGCGAGCGGCGCGACCGAAGTGGGCATCGACATCATCGAGACGCACCGGATCCGCGGCGTGCTCGAGAGACACGACACGCGCTTCCTGCACCGTGTGTACACCGAGTGGGAGCGCATGTATTGCCGGCGCAACGTGCTGCATCTCGCCGGACGCTGGGCCGCGAAGGAGGCAGTCTCGAAGGTCCTGGGCCTCGGAGTGCGCGGCGTCGGGTGGCGCGAGATCGAGATCAAGCGGACGCCGTACGGCCAGCCCACGGTGACGCTCCATGGCCGCGCCGAGCAGCGACGCCGCGTGCTCGGACTCGCGGAGCCGCTCACGGTGAGCATCTCGCACATCCGCGATCTCGCGGTCGCGGTCGCCGTGGGCGTGCGCTGA
- the glmS gene encoding glutamine--fructose-6-phosphate transaminase (isomerizing), with translation MCGIVGYVGPREALPLLMGGLRRLEYRGYDSAGVALQRNGSLTVLRAEGKLDNLAAVVAANPTSGTTGIGHTRWATHGRPTEQNAHPHVDCGGVTAVIHNGIIENFEELKNPLVARGHIFTSETDTEVVVHLLEEELAKGKTLDDAALAVLPRLEGAAALALISAKDPGKIVAARISNAGGVIVGHGKGENFVASDIPALLEHTRTVTFLDHGELAVVTADKVTFRRLDGSPLEKTPQTITWDPIAAAKSGFKHFMLKEINEQPRAISDTLLGRVERTTGRVVFDQDLKMDEAYVRTLPRITFVACGTACHAAMVGKYLIERLARIPCDVEVASEYRYRDPVVTPGQLVVAVTQSGETADTLAAMEEGRKRGARILSVVNVVGSQASRVSDDVIYLHAGPEISVASTKAYTSMLVDLYLFAIYLAQRRGTIDAKTSTSLLAEAFHLPTLMDAVLREEGKIRTLAYRYHQAKDFLHLGRGVNYPTALEGALKLKELSYIHAEGSAAGEMKHGINALIDEDLPVVAIALRDSTYKKMVSNIEEVRARAGVVIALAHDDDEDIARHADEVIRIPKTNELLSPALAVVPLQLLAYHIADRRGNDVDQPRNLAKSVTVE, from the coding sequence ATGTGCGGGATCGTCGGCTACGTCGGACCGCGTGAGGCGTTGCCGCTCCTCATGGGCGGCCTGCGACGGCTCGAGTACCGCGGGTACGACTCGGCCGGCGTCGCGCTGCAGCGCAACGGGTCGCTCACGGTCCTGCGGGCGGAGGGCAAGCTCGACAACCTCGCCGCCGTCGTGGCCGCCAATCCCACGAGTGGCACGACCGGGATCGGCCACACCCGGTGGGCAACGCATGGGCGGCCGACGGAGCAGAACGCTCATCCACACGTCGACTGCGGCGGAGTGACGGCGGTGATCCACAACGGGATCATCGAAAACTTCGAGGAGCTCAAGAACCCGCTCGTCGCGCGCGGGCACATTTTCACGAGCGAGACGGACACCGAGGTCGTCGTCCACCTGCTCGAGGAAGAGCTCGCGAAGGGGAAGACGCTCGACGACGCTGCGCTGGCGGTGCTGCCTAGGCTCGAAGGCGCGGCGGCCCTCGCCTTGATCTCGGCGAAGGACCCCGGGAAGATCGTCGCGGCGCGCATCAGCAATGCCGGTGGCGTCATCGTCGGCCACGGCAAGGGCGAGAACTTCGTCGCGTCGGACATCCCCGCGCTCCTCGAGCACACGCGGACCGTCACCTTCCTCGATCACGGTGAGCTTGCGGTCGTGACCGCCGATAAGGTGACGTTCAGACGGCTCGATGGTTCGCCGCTCGAGAAGACGCCCCAGACGATCACCTGGGATCCGATCGCCGCCGCGAAGTCTGGCTTCAAGCACTTCATGCTCAAGGAGATCAACGAGCAGCCGCGAGCCATCTCGGACACGCTTCTCGGCCGCGTCGAGCGAACAACGGGACGAGTGGTCTTTGACCAGGACCTGAAGATGGACGAGGCGTACGTCCGGACGCTGCCGCGGATCACGTTCGTGGCCTGCGGGACGGCGTGTCACGCGGCGATGGTGGGGAAGTACCTCATCGAGCGCCTTGCTCGGATCCCGTGTGACGTCGAGGTCGCATCGGAGTACCGCTATCGCGATCCGGTCGTGACGCCGGGGCAGCTTGTGGTGGCCGTGACGCAGTCGGGTGAGACCGCGGACACGCTCGCCGCGATGGAGGAAGGGCGGAAGCGCGGCGCGCGGATCCTCTCGGTCGTGAATGTCGTGGGCAGCCAGGCGAGCCGTGTTTCCGACGACGTCATCTACCTCCACGCCGGACCCGAGATCAGCGTCGCATCCACGAAGGCCTACACCTCGATGCTCGTCGACCTCTACCTGTTCGCGATCTATCTCGCGCAGCGGCGCGGCACGATAGACGCCAAGACGTCCACGAGCCTGCTCGCTGAAGCATTCCACCTCCCGACGCTCATGGATGCCGTGCTTCGAGAGGAAGGCAAGATCCGCACGCTTGCGTATCGCTACCATCAGGCAAAGGATTTCCTGCACCTCGGACGCGGTGTGAATTACCCGACGGCGCTCGAAGGCGCGCTCAAGCTGAAGGAGCTGTCGTACATCCACGCCGAAGGGAGTGCGGCGGGCGAGATGAAGCACGGCATCAACGCCCTCATCGATGAGGATCTCCCCGTGGTCGCGATCGCGCTCCGTGACTCGACGTACAAGAAGATGGTCTCGAACATCGAAGAGGTGCGCGCTCGGGCGGGTGTTGTCATCGCGCTCGCACATGATGACGACGAAGACATCGCGCGCCACGCCGACGAGGTCATTCGCATCCCGAAGACGAACGAGCTGCTATCGCCGGCGCTCGCCGTCGTTCCACTGCAGCTGCTCGCCTATCACATCGCGGACCGGCGCGGAAACGATGTCGACCAGCCGCGCAACCTCGCGAAGAGCGTGACCGTCGAGTGA
- the glmM gene encoding phosphoglucosamine mutase, with translation MTRLFGTDGIRGVANKDLTPELALRLGRAAGHVLGGPGHRVVVGRDTRRSGRMLESALAAGLCSVGMEVRLTGHIPTPGLAYLARTGDFVAGAVISASHNPAPDNGIKFFDHGGVKLPDATEDDIEAEMTGDDRLPRPTEGGIGLVGDSRGLVKEYEDFLVSLAPKLDSLRVVLDCANGATYRVAPSVFAQTGAEVLTLFDTPDGANINAGCGATQPEALQRVVVDRKADIGFAFDGDGDRVMTVDARGAVHDGDFVLALAARHFARHGQLEPKIVVGTVMSNGGLEATLARDGIRLVRTKVGDRYVWEEMQRTGALFGGEPSGHVIFKNYHTTGDGILTALEIMHLVRAEGRPLTELAAEIERWPQVTKNVKASRRADWESSPKFVAALKEATDALGTTGRLLVRPSGTEPVLRITVEARDATVASSTAARLADVAQKELV, from the coding sequence GTGACTCGACTTTTCGGTACCGACGGCATCCGCGGGGTCGCGAACAAGGACCTCACGCCCGAGCTTGCCCTGCGCCTGGGTCGTGCCGCGGGTCATGTGCTCGGCGGACCTGGCCACCGCGTCGTGGTCGGTCGAGACACGCGGCGTAGCGGTCGAATGCTCGAGAGCGCGCTCGCGGCGGGACTGTGCTCCGTCGGAATGGAGGTCCGCCTCACCGGCCACATCCCGACGCCAGGGCTCGCATACCTCGCGCGGACTGGAGACTTCGTCGCCGGCGCCGTGATCAGCGCATCGCACAACCCTGCGCCGGACAACGGGATCAAGTTCTTCGACCACGGCGGCGTGAAGCTGCCGGACGCGACAGAGGATGACATCGAGGCCGAGATGACCGGGGACGACAGGCTTCCGCGCCCCACCGAGGGCGGCATCGGTCTGGTCGGCGACTCGCGCGGCCTGGTGAAGGAGTACGAGGACTTCCTCGTATCGCTCGCGCCGAAGCTCGACAGCCTCCGCGTGGTGCTGGACTGCGCGAACGGCGCGACGTATCGGGTCGCGCCGTCGGTCTTCGCGCAGACCGGCGCGGAGGTGTTGACGCTCTTCGACACACCGGACGGAGCGAACATCAACGCCGGCTGTGGCGCGACGCAGCCTGAGGCGCTGCAGCGCGTTGTTGTGGACCGAAAGGCCGACATCGGCTTCGCGTTCGACGGCGACGGTGACCGCGTCATGACCGTGGACGCGCGCGGCGCGGTGCACGACGGTGACTTCGTGCTCGCGCTCGCGGCCCGGCACTTCGCCCGGCACGGTCAGCTTGAGCCGAAGATCGTCGTCGGCACCGTCATGTCGAACGGCGGCCTCGAAGCGACGCTGGCCCGCGACGGCATCCGCCTGGTGCGCACGAAGGTCGGCGACCGCTACGTGTGGGAGGAGATGCAGCGGACCGGTGCCCTCTTTGGGGGTGAGCCCTCGGGCCACGTGATCTTCAAGAACTACCACACGACGGGCGACGGGATCCTCACCGCGCTCGAGATCATGCACCTCGTCCGAGCGGAAGGACGACCGCTTACCGAGCTGGCCGCAGAGATCGAGCGCTGGCCGCAGGTAACGAAGAACGTGAAAGCCTCACGTCGCGCCGACTGGGAATCCAGCCCGAAGTTCGTGGCGGCTCTCAAGGAGGCGACGGATGCGCTGGGCACGACGGGTAGGCTGCTTGTGCGGCCATCGGGCACCGAGCCTGTGCTGCGGATCACCGTCGAGGCGCGGGACGCCACGGTCGCGTCGTCGACAGCGGCGCGCCTGGCCGACGTCGCGCAGAAGGAGCTCGTTTAG
- a CDS encoding CdaR family protein, producing the protein MRAVQGLSPAWLRRRVDVRRIVTHDFPLKAVAVVIAVVFWVAITQNGTPRPVTVVFDGRIPVERPENPAGYVLRGQLGDVGVTLRGAPGVADRVALSELHATFDAKALSLGQTDPQDARVQVTVAKDGVEVVDVSPPTVSVRVERLVSRNLLVQPRFANEPPTGARAGDAAVTPTEVRVTGPETDIGRITAVLATVRFGDAQTDIETSTPAIPVDAAGVAIDGLQVEPGVVVVKVPVLPTATTRTVPVVFALRGVVAPGYWVVGVAMDPFAVTVRGDEQVLSTLDRIETLPIEIGDLSATRTMRVKLSLPTGVTLLRPTDVSVTVTVQALTGTRVFNTAVVVSGLAANQTADLDQTNVGVLVAGPVPTLASLPPEQVVASVDAGGRGPGTYTLDVAIRVPSGVSVQTVQPARVTVTIRPK; encoded by the coding sequence GTGCGCGCGGTCCAGGGTCTGAGCCCGGCCTGGCTGCGCCGACGCGTCGATGTACGGCGGATCGTGACGCACGACTTTCCGCTCAAGGCCGTCGCGGTCGTGATCGCGGTCGTCTTCTGGGTCGCGATCACGCAGAACGGCACACCGCGGCCGGTGACCGTGGTGTTCGACGGTCGCATCCCGGTCGAGCGTCCGGAGAATCCGGCGGGCTATGTGCTTCGCGGACAGCTCGGTGACGTCGGCGTCACGCTGCGCGGCGCGCCGGGTGTCGCTGACCGGGTCGCGCTATCGGAGCTGCACGCGACGTTCGATGCGAAGGCGCTCAGTCTTGGACAGACCGACCCGCAAGACGCACGCGTGCAGGTCACTGTCGCCAAGGACGGCGTCGAGGTCGTGGACGTTTCGCCGCCGACGGTGTCGGTCCGTGTGGAGCGCCTGGTCTCGCGCAACCTGCTCGTGCAACCCCGGTTCGCGAACGAACCGCCGACCGGTGCGCGCGCGGGCGACGCGGCGGTCACGCCGACCGAAGTGCGGGTGACCGGGCCCGAGACGGACATCGGGCGGATAACCGCGGTCCTCGCGACGGTACGATTCGGCGACGCGCAGACCGACATCGAAACGAGTACACCGGCGATTCCGGTGGACGCGGCGGGCGTCGCGATCGACGGACTGCAGGTGGAACCCGGTGTGGTCGTCGTCAAGGTGCCGGTGCTGCCGACCGCGACGACGCGGACGGTGCCGGTGGTCTTCGCCCTGCGCGGCGTCGTCGCTCCCGGCTACTGGGTCGTCGGCGTCGCGATGGATCCGTTCGCGGTGACCGTGCGCGGCGACGAGCAGGTGCTCTCGACCCTCGATCGGATCGAGACCCTTCCGATCGAGATCGGCGACCTGAGCGCGACGAGGACCATGAGGGTGAAGTTGTCGCTCCCCACCGGCGTCACGCTGCTGCGTCCCACGGACGTGTCCGTGACCGTGACGGTGCAGGCGCTCACCGGCACACGCGTGTTCAACACGGCGGTCGTCGTGAGCGGGCTCGCGGCGAACCAGACCGCGGACCTCGATCAGACCAACGTCGGCGTGCTCGTCGCGGGTCCGGTCCCGACGCTCGCCAGCCTGCCGCCCGAGCAGGTCGTCGCCTCGGTCGATGCGGGGGGACGCGGGCCCGGCACCTACACGCTCGATGTGGCCATCCGCGTGCCGTCAGGTGTGAGCGTGCAGACGGTGCAGCCGGCCAGAGTCACGGTCACGATACGCCCGAAGTGA
- the cdaA gene encoding diadenylate cyclase CdaA — protein MDFLNEQLQKVFNGQCCGWNNVLDVLIVAVFIYYVLVLIRGTRAVQLLLGVLVLVGIYGLAVLLKLELTKFVLSAVFAFAVFALLIVFQPELRRALGQLGQLGPLNRLLVQQPDEEVDHVVDELVRAALMIAEARHGALIVVERSTGLQDYSETGVPVNGKLTAELLASIFMTRSPLHDGAVIVRGGQILAAACLLPLEETPERAAHRYGMRHRAALSVSSQTDAVVVVVSEETQAISIASNGRMIGGLDEERLRRVLSSLLRSRIQPLPFRSKAS, from the coding sequence ATGGACTTCCTGAACGAGCAGCTGCAGAAGGTCTTCAACGGCCAATGCTGCGGCTGGAACAACGTCCTCGATGTCCTCATCGTGGCCGTGTTCATTTACTACGTGCTCGTCCTCATCCGCGGCACGCGCGCGGTGCAGCTGCTGCTCGGGGTGCTCGTCCTCGTCGGGATCTATGGGCTTGCCGTGCTGCTCAAGCTCGAGCTGACGAAATTCGTGCTGTCCGCGGTATTCGCCTTCGCGGTGTTCGCGCTGCTCATCGTCTTCCAACCAGAGCTCCGTCGCGCTCTCGGGCAGCTGGGACAGCTCGGCCCGCTCAACCGCCTCCTGGTGCAGCAACCGGACGAAGAGGTTGATCACGTCGTCGACGAGCTCGTGCGGGCGGCGCTGATGATCGCCGAAGCGCGGCACGGCGCGCTCATCGTCGTGGAGCGCAGTACCGGGCTCCAGGACTACAGCGAGACCGGTGTTCCCGTGAACGGGAAGCTCACCGCGGAGCTCCTCGCGTCGATCTTCATGACGCGTTCGCCGCTGCATGACGGCGCGGTGATCGTTCGCGGCGGCCAGATCCTCGCCGCCGCGTGCCTGCTGCCGCTCGAGGAAACGCCCGAGCGCGCGGCGCACCGTTACGGCATGCGTCACCGCGCGGCACTGTCGGTGAGCTCGCAGACCGACGCGGTCGTGGTGGTCGTGTCAGAGGAGACGCAGGCGATCTCGATCGCCTCGAACGGCCGCATGATCGGCGGCCTCGACGAGGAGCGTCTGCGCCGCGTGCTCTCGTCGCTCCTCCGCAGCCGCATCCAGCCGCTGCCCTTCCGCAGCAAGGCGTCCTAG
- the rpsI gene encoding 30S ribosomal protein S9, protein MKSAPYFQGTGRRKTSIARVRLVPGEGTVVVNGKALDDYFGRDGATDRATLPFTVTNTARRFNAMIKVEGGGVTGQIGAIAHGIARALQQMDKELGPALRKAGLLTRDPRAKERKKPGLKRARKAPQFTKR, encoded by the coding sequence ATGAAGTCAGCGCCGTATTTCCAGGGGACTGGTCGCCGAAAGACCTCGATCGCGCGCGTACGCCTCGTGCCCGGCGAGGGCACGGTCGTCGTCAACGGGAAGGCGCTGGACGACTACTTCGGCCGGGACGGCGCCACCGACCGCGCGACCCTTCCGTTCACTGTGACCAACACCGCCCGCCGCTTCAACGCCATGATCAAGGTGGAAGGTGGCGGGGTGACCGGCCAGATCGGCGCGATCGCCCACGGGATCGCTCGCGCGCTCCAGCAGATGGATAAGGAGCTCGGGCCGGCCCTCCGGAAGGCGGGGCTCCTGACGAGAGATCCCCGCGCCAAGGAGCGGAAGAAGCCGGGCCTGAAGCGGGCGCGCAAGGCGCCTCAGTTCACCAAGCGCTAG
- the rplM gene encoding 50S ribosomal protein L13 — MTKTYAVKTADIKREWRVVDADGATLGRLATRIATMLRGKHRATFSTHIDTGDPVIVLNASKIKVTGRKLQAKQYVRHSGYPGGMRTESLERLLARRPEEVIRRAVRGMLPQNRLGEQMIRKLHVYAGAEHPHAAQRPTEMKEATAR, encoded by the coding sequence ATGACAAAGACATACGCGGTGAAGACAGCGGACATCAAGCGCGAGTGGCGAGTAGTCGACGCCGACGGGGCGACCCTCGGTCGTCTCGCGACGCGTATCGCGACGATGCTGCGTGGAAAGCACCGCGCCACGTTCTCGACACACATCGACACCGGCGATCCGGTCATCGTCCTGAATGCCTCGAAGATCAAGGTGACCGGACGCAAGCTCCAGGCGAAGCAGTACGTCCGGCACTCCGGCTATCCAGGTGGCATGCGCACCGAGAGCCTCGAGCGGCTTCTCGCGCGGCGTCCCGAGGAGGTCATCCGGCGCGCCGTTCGTGGGATGCTCCCGCAGAACCGGCTTGGCGAGCAGATGATCCGCAAGCTCCACGTGTACGCTGGCGCCGAGCATCCGCACGCTGCCCAGCGTCCGACCGAGATGAAGGAGGCGACAGCCCGATGA
- the truA gene encoding tRNA pseudouridine(38-40) synthase TruA has protein sequence MAYDGTAYAGFQIQPNAPTVQGELERVLSVICGEPVRITGAGRTDAGVHASGQVIDLRTTSSLGTAELERGVNALLPEDIAISDLEPAEDSFHARFSATGRTYEYRIRNAAVRDPLWTRREHWHPGELDVAAMLAAAVHLVGRHDFAAFAAGESGERTVKRVEWISEGSVLRFEIESDAFLRGMVRGIVGTLLWVGRGKLTVGRFAEVLETRDRSLAGPSAPAKGLCLVAVRYGGERRRQDGSENWE, from the coding sequence GTGGCGTATGACGGGACCGCCTATGCGGGGTTCCAGATCCAGCCGAACGCGCCGACGGTGCAGGGTGAGCTCGAACGCGTCCTCTCGGTGATCTGCGGGGAGCCGGTGCGGATCACCGGCGCGGGTCGGACGGACGCGGGAGTGCACGCCAGCGGACAGGTCATCGATCTTCGGACGACGAGCAGTCTTGGAACAGCGGAGCTGGAGAGAGGGGTCAACGCCCTTCTGCCCGAGGACATCGCGATCTCGGATCTGGAGCCCGCGGAGGATTCGTTCCACGCGAGGTTCTCGGCGACGGGACGCACATATGAATATCGGATCCGCAACGCGGCGGTGCGCGACCCGCTCTGGACGCGCCGCGAGCACTGGCATCCGGGTGAGCTCGATGTCGCGGCGATGCTGGCGGCGGCGGTCCATCTCGTCGGACGCCACGATTTCGCCGCATTCGCGGCCGGCGAGTCGGGAGAGCGCACCGTGAAGCGCGTGGAATGGATCTCCGAGGGGAGCGTGCTCCGCTTCGAGATCGAATCGGACGCGTTCCTTCGCGGAATGGTCCGCGGCATCGTGGGGACGCTGCTGTGGGTCGGTCGCGGCAAGCTCACGGTCGGGCGCTTCGCGGAGGTGCTCGAGACGAGGGACCGCTCGCTCGCGGGGCCGAGCGCGCCGGCGAAGGGCCTGTGCCTGGTGGCGGTCCGGTATGGTGGCGAACGAAGACGACAGGACGGAAGCGAGAACTGGGAATAA
- the rplQ gene encoding 50S ribosomal protein L17, whose product MPHQVHQRKFGRTTGQRRTMLKNLTLSVLRYERVKTTEAKAKEIRGFVDRMINLGKDGSLSARRRAQGWLPEQVIVEKVFDDLAKRYPDRTSGYLRTTHLPRRVGDSAPLMLLELMPATEEKKAEADTEAAPKRRRLALPGRRAKPAADTTKAESAPAKKRAPARQKTTAGAKEA is encoded by the coding sequence TTGCCCCATCAGGTCCATCAGCGCAAGTTCGGGCGCACGACCGGCCAGCGACGCACGATGCTGAAGAACCTCACGCTGTCGGTGCTGCGGTACGAGCGCGTCAAGACGACCGAGGCGAAGGCCAAGGAGATCCGTGGCTTCGTCGATCGCATGATCAACCTCGGCAAGGACGGATCGCTCTCCGCGCGCAGGCGCGCGCAGGGCTGGCTGCCGGAGCAGGTCATCGTGGAGAAGGTCTTCGACGACCTCGCGAAGCGCTACCCCGACCGTACCTCGGGATACCTGCGGACGACGCACCTGCCGCGCCGGGTGGGCGACTCCGCGCCGCTCATGCTGCTCGAGCTCATGCCCGCGACCGAGGAGAAGAAGGCCGAGGCCGACACCGAGGCCGCTCCGAAGCGACGCCGGCTGGCTCTGCCCGGTCGCCGCGCGAAGCCGGCCGCCGACACGACGAAGGCCGAGAGCGCGCCCGCAAAGAAGCGCGCTCCCGCGCGCCAGAAGACGACGGCGGGCGCGAAGGAGGCATAG